ATCACATGTATTCTCTTTCTGTTTGGTTGTATGCACATGTACGCAATGCATTAAACTTCACTTTCCACCAAGTCAACTCTCACCAAAACATAAACAACAAATGATTTATAGGGACTTGGTATACTATAGCAGACGAGTTCAAATTTTtgagaatgtgtgtgcttggtcCCTTTTGAATGTACAAACAATAATACTATTCACCTTCACAACCCTCAGGCCAATATTCGTGATGGAGTCAGCTGAGGAGAGTGGTCTCAGTGTGGGGGGCTCGGTGGGAGAGGAGAACTACTTCCTGGGGTACACCTTCACCGACCGCTCTCACTCAAGCCGTGTGGTCAAGAGCATCATGGACCTCTGTTTGGAGGACGGCCTGTTTGCCGACGTCACCATCAACGTGGACGGCAAGGAGTTCCAGCTGCACCGCCTGGTTCTGTCCGCCCAGAGCAGCTTCTTCCGCTCCATGTTCACCTCCAACCTCAAGGAGTCCCACAACCGCAGCATCGAGCTGAAGGGCGTCAGCGCCACCGTGTTCCAGCTGCTGGTGGACTACATCTACCACGGCACCATCAAGCTGAGGGTAGAGGACCTGCAGGACACCTACGAGATGGCAGACATGTACCAGTTGACCGCTCTGTTCGAGGAGTGCTCCCGGTTTCTCTCACGGACGGTTGAGGTCAAGAACTGCCTACAGGTGATTGATTTGGTTCCACATTGGTGGCTTTAGGCATTATTGACGCCttggctgggaggggagggcaggATAGTCTAGCAGTTTGGATGTTTGACTCCCAGACAGAGGGTTTGAATCCTCTTTAATTGATTCTACCTGTAGCAGTCCTGGAGACAGAtgctcctacctgctccttcaccaTATGAATCCAGGTTCACTTCCCCTAAATGGTTCATTAGTAAAATAACCATTGTGTGGCCTCTGTCTCATGGTGATCCGGCTGCAGGTGATGTGGcttgcagacagacacagtgaCCAGGAACTGTACACTGCTGCCAAGCACTGTGCTAAGATCCACCTGGTCCAGCTGAATCAGACTGAGGAATTCCTCAATATGCCTCTCTGTCTACTCTTGGACATAATTAAAGGTATTCCTTAATTCTTCATGGTAAATGGAATGCCTGAATACTCTTGATGCCCGTTTGGTTGACTTATCCTATTTTATGAACTGAAATCAATCTTTTTGTGCTGCAGACGGTGTACCGAGCTCCCAGAACCCAAAGGTGGCGATCGACTCCTGGATAAACCACAacaaggtggagagagaggagttttCTTGTGTTCTTCGGGAGAATCTCAAGGTAAAATCGATCTCCTTTAACGGGCGTTCCTCTCCCCAAGGTCTTCGTAATCTGTCTGCGTCTAACATGTGATACCGGTTCCGTCTGCAGGAGATCGGCGAGAAGGTCCACATCTACCTGATCGGCAAGGAGGAGACGCGGACGCACTCGCTGGCCGTCTCGCTGCACTGCGACGAGGACGACAGCGTCAGCGTGAGCGGCCAGAACAGCCTGTGCCACCAGATCACGGCGGCCTGCAAGCACGGCGGCGACCTGTACGTGGTGGGCGGATCCATCCCGCGGCGCATGTGGAAGTGCAACATGCACACCATGGACTGGGAGCGCTGCGCCCCGCTGCCCCGCGACCGCCTCCACCACACCATGGTGTCGGTGCCCGGCGAGGACGCCATCTACTCGCTGGGCGGGAAGACCCTGCAGGACACGCTGTCCAACGCCGTCATCTACTACACGGCGAAGGACAACATGTGGACCGAGAGCAGCCAGCTGGACACGGCCGTGTCCGGGGCGGCGGGGGTCAACCTGGGGGGCACCATCTACCTGCTGGGCGGCGAGGAGAACGACATGGACTTCTTCACCAAGCCGTCGCGCCTCATCCAGTGCTTCAACACGGCCACGCACAAGTGCCAGATCAAGCCCTACATGCTGCCGTTCGCCGGCTGCATGCACGCGGCGGCCCACATGGACGTGATCTTCGTGGTGGCCGAGGGGGACTCCCTGGTGTGCTACAACCCCCTGCTGGAGAGCTTCACGCGCCTGCGGTTCCCCGAGGTGTGGAGCTCGGTGCCGTCGCTGTGGAAGGTGGCCAGCTGCAACGGCAGCATATACGTCTTCAGGGACAAGTGCAAGAAAGGGGACGCCAACACACTTAAGTTCAACCCCGCTACGTCGGTGGTGTCCGTCATAAGAGGCATCAAGATTCTCCTCACGAACTGGCAGTTTGTGCTGGcttgaaaaaaatgaatgaaagcgTATGGCATAAGCACGGCTGCTCGATTACAAGGACTGTGTTTAGAGCCTGCACGTCAATAAACTGCTCCCGGCCTGGTTTGAGATGATACTCCATTGATGCTCAACAATGCGACTAGATATGTAAAGGAATAATAATGTGCTGGTGTAAAAAAAATCAGCCAACATGGTATAAAACCCCACAAAGAGTTGCAACAAGCAACCTCTGATAACCTCATATCTGGGTTTTCCTGTCATTAAGGGACTATCATCTCAATAGAGCAGTCTCCAGTCAAGTCTTGGTCTCTATGTCTAATGCTTTCAAACGACAACGCTTGTGAATAACATTTTAGAATAGATTCATTTCTGACACTGCAAACAGATCTTGGTGTTTTAAATGTGCGGGGAAACATTTTGATTGAAGCATGTAAAAATGTCTAAATCGTTCATGCATGTTCTTTTCTTGAATTATAGACGTTGGTGATATTGTTACATCATGAGGATTTCAGCTTTCCACTTCCTCAGTTCTCATTCCTAGCAGGATCTTTAAGGAAGGTTAACACCCACTGCAAGCACAGAGAACTCCTGCAGTTCTCGCGTCTTGGTAGGATAGCGATGGGGCTTTGCAATTGCCCAACAAACGCATCGTTATCGGGTTACGGGGCCCAGTTTCATAATATTGTGATTAACTTGTatgttcatgtaaacagactTTTGTATCTTCGTACTTGACATGTTTCGACTACGTCCTGCAGCTCTCTCCTACAGAACATGTCAGGTACAAACAAATGAAtactagtctgttttacatgaACGTACAAGTTAATTTATCAAGTTAGACAACTTTCTTGAGATAATATTGTGATGTTTTGGCTGTCTGTTTTGAGGATGTTGTAATATAGCTCAATTAGACAGCAGCACACATCTTTTCTGTATGACTCGGACGACGGCTTGATAATAAGTATCATGGTTAGGGTTCCGCTAAACTATAAAACATCATGATTGGACACAATCATTTCCAATATCCGGACTGTTCCAAATGTAAATGAGCACATGGgtggatatattttttaactgaGTAGGCTGTATGTTTGTGCAGCTGTTAGGTGTACCACTCCATCATTCTCCAGTCTCGATCTTCCAATGCCGTTCTTGTCATTTTTGCTCTAgaatgaaaaacacaaatattgCTTTGAAATGATAACCAATAACGTACCAGTTGTCATGCTCTCTGTGCCATTGGGTATGGGTTCTTGTTTTGTGTATATGAATGGATGGGTTCAATATGAAAAATAATGTGGAACATAGAAAATGCTGCATTTGTTATTGTAAAAAGCAGCCTAGCGTTATATTGTTACAGTACTTCTTCCACATCCATTTCATTCTGTGCAACTGCTTATGTAATATTTGTTAATCTCCATGAATTTCTTGAAGTTTGAAGAATGAAGTTATTAAAGATAAAACAAAAACCTTTTGTTTTGATACCTGGAACCTCTCTTGTAGTATGAGTATTATGTTATACTTCCTACCCTATTTTGGCTCTAATAATTATTCTAAAGATACCAATCCAAAATACGGGTCTGGGGTAGGGCCAAAGCCACTGGATTGGAACAAATGTTGTAATCTGACCCAATGAAGGGACCAGTACTGAACACTGCTGAATCATTGTATCAAGGCCTTGGTGCATGAGCAAGGTATGAAATATGACTCGTTAACCATTATATTTTCTGTCAGTATGGACAGACATTAAGGTTACCTTAAATTGCACCTAGTGTCTCTGGGGCCGCACACAGACAGGAGGCACGACTCCTGAAAGATTTATGGTGGCAGCGTCCATGGATCTTGTGAATAGCAAGGTGCTAAAAAGGCCTATTTGTATCCCCGTGGAGGGTAACAGGGGTCGTGCAGCAGAGGAAGCTATACTAGAGGGGCTAAAGCCCTGATCCCATTGATGTGTTGCAAGAGGTTGTGCAGCTGAAACCCAAGACCAGTAACATGAGGGACTTTGTGAACTATTCTAAGCAGCAGTTGCTGACGCCGTGGCCAttggtgggtgtggtggtggtgggggtaatGAGACCCACATCCACCTCCATTAGGAGCCCCAATGGGAACAGCCAGACACCCTGAGGCACGGCTAGACAAGAAGTCTCTCAATCTTTCAAAGAGggaccaaaaaaaaagaagccacATTTTTTCCGACTTATCTCCCAGCAGCACCATCGCCTCGCAGCAGAAGATGTAGTCTGGGCTCTGACCACTCACTGTGCGCCTGTCTGCTCGGGCTGATCGTTGTGGGGAAATTGCCGAAGGCGTCTATTGTGACCTTGGGAGCGCTTAGTTGAGGACAGAGCAGAATTTCTGAAGGCACACATGGTCTGGAGTGACAAGGCCATCTGCTGTGGAGCCGGCTCTGCCCCGGCGGTGGAGGgttagggaggggaggggcggtgGACTGCAGGGGTGCAGAGAATTCCTCTCGATGGGGTGCGGAGGGAGTAGATATTCTGGGATATCGCTGGCAGCACACCGCGGAGAAACGTGTTTCTTTGGCGTTTTTTCGAGCCTGAAATCCAAGGAAGAATTCGTGAAGTCCTTCAAGTGAGGAGGGATTCCTTGAATGGGCTGAGGAATAAGTTATTTTCCCCCTGCACAACCCTCCACAAGTCGCCACAAAGTCATTGGCGACAATGCTCTCAGATCGTTGCTCTTTAACCACGGTGGATCTGGTTTCCTTCGTATCGGGGCTCGGTCGGAGCTGAGAGCCGGACCCGGAGGGCCTCCAGGCACCGGTCCCTTCAGACCGTCCTCTTCGAGCCGTGGTCGTTGGGAGTCCTTCTGGGATCAGCAGGGATTTACTCGCTCGCTGCTGAAAGTGCGCGACTCAAACGGATGAATATTTTTATGAGCCATCTTGTAGCAGAGATGGGCCAGGACCAAACCAAGCAGCAGATAGAGAAGGGCCTAAAGCTGTACCAGTCCAATCAGACAGAGAAGGCTCTAGATGTCTGGACCAAAGTCTTGGAGAAGACTTCGGATCCTGGAGGGAAATTCCGTGTGTTGGGGTGTTTGATAACCGCCCACTCAGAAATGGGGAAATATAAACAGATGCTTAAGGTATGAGTTCCCACCCAATACATGATGCAAAAATTATGTTTCTTTTGttgaataatgtattttttgcctcactttgtttcatatttttagtCCTACATTTAATTTTGATAGAGGCTTAACATCAATGAATTTGGGGTAACAGGAAATATTGGAGATATTTGATCAGTGTGTACAGAATTTTGACACATATTTCTACTTCATTTCATGTTGCCTCCCTCATATTTCTCATATTTCACACATAATTTGAATTATTGACTGGTATACAGTttccagaggcattttggttATGCAACCAGTGGTGGGAATGTGTATGAGGTAGCTATTTGATGCGGGGATGCAACTGTAATTTTATATGTCATCATCTCTGCGAGGGAGATACAGTTCAACTTCTCCCCTTGCAGCATGTCAAGAACATGTAAATGGTTACGAAAAAGGCAGAGATCAAAGGTTACTACTTTGTTACTCTCAAAACCTCTCTATATAATCATACTCTCCATGTATGGCTTTTAAAATTAGCTTCATCCAATGAAAGTAAGTTAAATaataactacaaaaaaaaaaagctacagACCACTAATACTACATCTCACTTTGAGGCAAAACCTACAGTCAAGTCGACTTTTACGTAACAGGTTTAAGTGGCATAAAGTTAATGTTATGAATTACTGTTTCTTGTCATGGCATTGAACAATACCCTATATTTCTTTATAAATGGATTAGTCTGTCCCAGAATCCTGATGATCCTCCAATAACCTATACCCTGTGCCCTCTGGTCTGTATAGTATGCCCTAGCCCAGATAGACACAGCCAGGGAGATGGAGGACCCCGACTACCTGACGGAGGGCTACCTGAACCTGGCCCGCAGCAATGAGAAGCTCTGTGACTACCAGAAGACCGTGTCCTACTGTAAAACGTGCTTGGACATGCAGGGGACCACCGTCAGCCTCCAGCTCAACGGACAGGTGTGCCTGAGCATGGGCAACGCTTTCCTGGGTCTCAGCGTGTTCCAGAAGGCCCTGGAGAGCTACGAGAAAGCCCTGCGCTATGCACACAACAACGACGACAAGATGCTGGAGTGCAGAGTGTGCTGCAGTCTAGGGAACTTCTACGTTCACCTCAAGGTAGGCATCAGGTTGAAGTTCTGAGTTGTGTTAAGAAGGCATTTAACCCCCAGGACTAAATATGCAAAGTTGAACATTACATCAAACTGTTTAGTAAACAGTGGATGGAAAGCCTGTCCCTTCGACCTGTTGGTCACATATTTTAATATAACAGCTATGTTGGTTCTGATTGCAGAAATACACTTAAATGCTTGATTATTCAACATCCCAAAGATCTCAAGACAAATTGGATGGAATCAAAGAGATTATCAGATCTTAATCCGATCAGAGAATGAGTCAGTATTCATGTGACCCCGGTTTGTGTGTGATCATATGGTATCAAAACAAAGCGTATGAATAATCAGAACGTGGAGTACTATGTGTTGTAAGCCAGGTTGCCTGAGAGAGATTGGCTGCTTAGTAGAAGCATAGAGATTTGTATAACTAATCCCTTGGCTTCCTGGGGAAGGATTGGTTTCAATGGGAGCGTGATGAGATGGTGTTCAAAGAATGGACTCCTATCACATTActcaatgaaaacaaaaaatagaaTATGCCAGAGTCTGGAAATTAAACATCTGAAATTCAGGAATAATCACAACTGTCATGGGGGCGATCTAGTGCTCAACGTGGGTCATTGACTCTGAACGGTCTGGGCCGGCAGTACTACACAGTACACACTGTTGCTCCAgttgtctccctcctcaccagcccccacccccccgtgtGTGCCCGACAGGACTACGAGAAAGCCCTGTTCTTCCCCTGCAAAGCCGCCGAACTGGTCAACGACTACGGCAAAGGCTGGAGTCTGAAGTACCGCGCCATGAGTCAGTACCACATGTCGGTGGCGTACAGGAAGCTCGACCGCCTGCCCGACGCCATGGAGTGTTGTGAGGTGCGTGCGTTTGTCTCCATGACGTGGTCGGTGCCATCGTGCCTTCGGAAGCAATGTCTTTCTTTGAATGCAATGCAAACTAATGAACGGTGGATAAGGAAGAACGATGTTTGCTTGGTGTGCCGTTTGGTCGCCGGTGCTTTCAGGCGTATAGTGTGTACTGTACTGATGTCATTGgctttgtgggtgtgtggaggAATGCACTGTGGAGAAACCACGGAGTGGGCTAGTGACAGGTGCAGATGACAGTTGAAACCAGTGTCTCCGACCCTGACTGAAGTATGTGCGCGGAGGTGCCAGTTTTAAAGTGTTAATGAACAGATTAGCTTTTGTCTTCTGGCGGGGTTCTAGGTATGTACACGGTGACAAACATGACTTCATGTGCAGAAGTGTAAGTATAGTGACAGGATACAGGCCTACAGAAAAGTTGGGAAAGATTTGTTGCGTTTGAGCTTTTAACTCTTGTCTGGTTTTGACTCACACTTTACTCAAATGGTACTCAAATGGGTCCTCGGAACTGAAATCATGAAATGAGAATGTGTACATATAACAGAGTACACATCTCACCAagatttca
This genomic stretch from Gadus chalcogrammus isolate NIFS_2021 chromosome 9, NIFS_Gcha_1.0, whole genome shotgun sequence harbors:
- the LOC130388783 gene encoding kelch repeat and BTB domain-containing protein 4-like isoform X3, whose protein sequence is MAPEVIAATRFTSGPIFVMESAEESGLSVGGSVGEENYFLGYTFTDRSHSSRVVKSIMDLCLEDGLFADVTINVDGKEFQLHRLVLSAQSSFFRSMFTSNLKESHNRSIELKGVSATVFQLLVDYIYHGTIKLRVEDLQDTYEMADMYQLTALFEECSRFLSRTVEVKNCLQVMWLADRHSDQELYTAAKHCAKIHLVQLNQTEEFLNMPLCLLLDIIKDGVPSSQNPKVAIDSWINHNKVEREEFSCVLRENLKEIGEKVHIYLIGKEETRTHSLAVSLHCDEDDSVSVSGQNSLCHQITAACKHGGDLYVVGGSIPRRMWKCNMHTMDWERCAPLPRDRLHHTMVSVPGEDAIYSLGGKTLQDTLSNAVIYYTAKDNMWTESSQLDTAVSGAAGVNLGGTIYLLGGEENDMDFFTKPSRLIQCFNTATHKCQIKPYMLPFAGCMHAAAHMDVIFVVAEGDSLVCYNPLLESFTRLRFPEVWSSVPSLWKVASCNGSIYVFRDKCKKGDANTLKFNPATSVVSVIRGIKILLTNWQFVLA
- the LOC130388783 gene encoding kelch repeat and BTB domain-containing protein 4-like isoform X1; this translates as MRPHHVNKPDSHEESWRPIFVMESAEESGLSVGGSVGEENYFLGYTFTDRSHSSRVVKSIMDLCLEDGLFADVTINVDGKEFQLHRLVLSAQSSFFRSMFTSNLKESHNRSIELKGVSATVFQLLVDYIYHGTIKLRVEDLQDTYEMADMYQLTALFEECSRFLSRTVEVKNCLQVMWLADRHSDQELYTAAKHCAKIHLVQLNQTEEFLNMPLCLLLDIIKDGVPSSQNPKVAIDSWINHNKVEREEFSCVLRENLKEIGEKVHIYLIGKEETRTHSLAVSLHCDEDDSVSVSGQNSLCHQITAACKHGGDLYVVGGSIPRRMWKCNMHTMDWERCAPLPRDRLHHTMVSVPGEDAIYSLGGKTLQDTLSNAVIYYTAKDNMWTESSQLDTAVSGAAGVNLGGTIYLLGGEENDMDFFTKPSRLIQCFNTATHKCQIKPYMLPFAGCMHAAAHMDVIFVVAEGDSLVCYNPLLESFTRLRFPEVWSSVPSLWKVASCNGSIYVFRDKCKKGDANTLKFNPATSVVSVIRGIKILLTNWQFVLA
- the LOC130388783 gene encoding kelch repeat and BTB domain-containing protein 4-like isoform X2, with protein sequence MNATTSPMPLAARSRPIFVMESAEESGLSVGGSVGEENYFLGYTFTDRSHSSRVVKSIMDLCLEDGLFADVTINVDGKEFQLHRLVLSAQSSFFRSMFTSNLKESHNRSIELKGVSATVFQLLVDYIYHGTIKLRVEDLQDTYEMADMYQLTALFEECSRFLSRTVEVKNCLQVMWLADRHSDQELYTAAKHCAKIHLVQLNQTEEFLNMPLCLLLDIIKDGVPSSQNPKVAIDSWINHNKVEREEFSCVLRENLKEIGEKVHIYLIGKEETRTHSLAVSLHCDEDDSVSVSGQNSLCHQITAACKHGGDLYVVGGSIPRRMWKCNMHTMDWERCAPLPRDRLHHTMVSVPGEDAIYSLGGKTLQDTLSNAVIYYTAKDNMWTESSQLDTAVSGAAGVNLGGTIYLLGGEENDMDFFTKPSRLIQCFNTATHKCQIKPYMLPFAGCMHAAAHMDVIFVVAEGDSLVCYNPLLESFTRLRFPEVWSSVPSLWKVASCNGSIYVFRDKCKKGDANTLKFNPATSVVSVIRGIKILLTNWQFVLA
- the LOC130388783 gene encoding kelch repeat and BTB domain-containing protein 4-like isoform X4, with product MESAEESGLSVGGSVGEENYFLGYTFTDRSHSSRVVKSIMDLCLEDGLFADVTINVDGKEFQLHRLVLSAQSSFFRSMFTSNLKESHNRSIELKGVSATVFQLLVDYIYHGTIKLRVEDLQDTYEMADMYQLTALFEECSRFLSRTVEVKNCLQVMWLADRHSDQELYTAAKHCAKIHLVQLNQTEEFLNMPLCLLLDIIKDGVPSSQNPKVAIDSWINHNKVEREEFSCVLRENLKEIGEKVHIYLIGKEETRTHSLAVSLHCDEDDSVSVSGQNSLCHQITAACKHGGDLYVVGGSIPRRMWKCNMHTMDWERCAPLPRDRLHHTMVSVPGEDAIYSLGGKTLQDTLSNAVIYYTAKDNMWTESSQLDTAVSGAAGVNLGGTIYLLGGEENDMDFFTKPSRLIQCFNTATHKCQIKPYMLPFAGCMHAAAHMDVIFVVAEGDSLVCYNPLLESFTRLRFPEVWSSVPSLWKVASCNGSIYVFRDKCKKGDANTLKFNPATSVVSVIRGIKILLTNWQFVLA
- the LOC130389793 gene encoding 43 kDa receptor-associated protein of the synapse-like; amino-acid sequence: MNIFMSHLVAEMGQDQTKQQIEKGLKLYQSNQTEKALDVWTKVLEKTSDPGGKFRVLGCLITAHSEMGKYKQMLKYALAQIDTAREMEDPDYLTEGYLNLARSNEKLCDYQKTVSYCKTCLDMQGTTVSLQLNGQVCLSMGNAFLGLSVFQKALESYEKALRYAHNNDDKMLECRVCCSLGNFYVHLKDYEKALFFPCKAAELVNDYGKGWSLKYRAMSQYHMSVAYRKLDRLPDAMECCEESMKIALQHGDRPLQALCLLNFADIHRCRKDADKAFPRYESAMCIMTEIGNRLGQAQIYLGVAKCWLLQKDLDKAQESLHRAEELAEELGNKLCTLKVCCLSEGMFRSRGQGEQLRQQVVKLLQCVEELELYCGMCGESIGERDQQLQALPCSHIFHLKCLQTNGTRGCPKCRQSSMKPGFV